The DNA window CCGTCCACGCCGCCGACGGCTTCCGGCAGCTCATAGGGAATCTCGCTCATGTCCTTCCTCTGCCCTCGTTTCGCCTGGTCACCGCCCGCGGCGGCGCGCCGTCAGGCCAGGAAGTCCTCGATCTCGCGCCGGTGCGGCATCGAGGTGCTGGCGCCCTCGCGCAGCACCGACAGCGCCGCCGCCGCGGTGGCGAAGCGGAGGGCGCCGGCCATGGGCCGGCCTTCGGCGCGGGCCACGGCCAGCGCCCCCACGAACGTGTCCCCGGCCGCCGTGGTGTCCACGGCCTTGACCTCGGCGGCCGGCACCCGCAGCCGCTCCCCGGAGCGCGACCCGTAGAGCGCGCCCGCGGCGCCGAGCGTGATGACGGCCTCCTCGACCCGCTCCAGCAGGGCGTCGAGGGCGGCGTCCGGGCCGGTGGCGCCGGTGATGGCGGCGGCCTCGTGCTCGTTCGGGACGATCATCGTGACCGCGTCGAGCAGCGCGCCGGGCAGCGGCTGCGCGGGCGCGGGCGTGAGGATGACCGGGACGCCGGCGGCCCGCCCGGCCTCGGCGGCGGCCACGACGGCGGGCATCGGCAGTTCGAGCTGGAGCAGCAGCGCCCGCGACCCGGCGATGGCCGCCAGGTCGGCCTCGGAGGGGCCGGTGACGGTGCCGTTCGCGCCCGGGACGACGATGATGGAGTTGCCTCCGTCGTCGTCCACGACGATGTGCGCGATGCCGCTCGGCCCTGGCACCTCGCGCAGGCCGCGCACGTCCACCCCGGCGGCGGCCAGCGCGGCGCGCAGCTCGGTGCCGAACCCGTCGTCGCCGACCGCGCCGAGGAAGGCCACCTCCGCCCCCGCCCGGGCGGCCGCGACGGCCTGGTTGGCCCCCTTGCCGCCGGGCACGGTGCGGAAGCGGTGCCCGGTGACCGTCTCGCCGCGGGCCGGCGCCCGGTCGACGTAGGCGACCAGGTCCATGTTGGCGCTGCCGAAAACCGCGATCATGTCCGCATCATCTCCTGAGTACGCCGGGCCAGCTCGCCGAGGCTCACGCCGTCGAACCCGGTCAGGCTGCTGGCCAGGCTGTCGCGGAGGCGCCACCGCTCGGGCACCTCCCCGGCGAGCGCGCCGCAGACCGAGCCGGCGGTCGCGCCCGCCGAGTCGGTGTCCCAGCCGCCGGCGACGGCTCCGGCGATCGTGGCGGTGAAGTCGCCCCGCCCGTGGACGAGGGTCGCGGCGACGAGGGCCGCGTTGTGGATGGTGTGCACCCAGTGGAGGGCGCCGTGCCGCTCGTGCAGCCGGTCCACGACGCGTTCGAAGTCCGGCTCGCGGGCGGCGTCGGCGACGGCCTCCCTGACGGCGCGGTGCAGGCGCGAGCCCGGCGGCACCACGGACAGCCCGGCCTCGACGACCTCCTCCGGCGTGCCGGCGGTCAGCGAGGCCGCGCACATCGCGGCGGCGAACATCGCCCCGTAGATCCCGTTCGCGGTGTGGGTGAGGCGGGCGTCGCGCCAGGCGTACGCGGCGGCCGTGGCCGGATCGCCCGGGTTGACCCAGCCGTAGACGTCCGTCCTGATGAACGCGCCGATCCACTCGCGGAACGGGTTGCGCCGGGTCGCCGTCTCCGGCGGCTCGACGCCGTCCAGCAGGTTGCGGTACGCCACCCGCTCGGCCGTGAACGTCCGCCCGGCCGGCAGCTCGTCCAGCCACAGCCGGGCCACGTCCTCGGTGGTGAAGCCGCGTCCGTGGCGCTCCAGCACGGTCAGCGCGAGCAGCGGGTAGTTGAGGTCGTCGTCCTCGGGGACGCCGTCGACGTTCTCGGCGAGGGAGTTGACGGCGCTGCGGCGGTTCCACGGCCAGCGGCGCGCCACGTCGTCCGGCAGGCCGCGGGCGGTGAACCAGCCGCGGATCGGCCAGTTGCCGGTGGCCTCGGCGATCTCCCTGATGCCCGCGCGCGGGATCTTCTCCACGGGCTTGCCGAGCACGCATCCGGCCGCCCGGCCCTGCCAGGCGGCCAGCACCCGGCGCGGGTCGGCCGTGCCGCCCGGCCGGGCGGCGGGCCAGGCGGGGCAGGCGGCGGCGATGTCCGCCAGCTCCGACGGCTCCTCCAGCGGCGACGGGAGAGCTTCCAGCTCGTCCAGCAGCTCCTCGGCCAGGCCGCGCAGCCGCGCCGCGCCCGCCTCGGACGCGCCGGCGCGCGGCGGGGCGTCGTGCCCGCCCGCCGCGTGCCAGCGCTCGGCGACCGCGCGCACCCTGGCGGGGTCGCGGCCGTCCTCGGCGGCCTGGCGCAGCTCGTGCCCGACCAGGTCCTCCGGCTGGACCCAGGTGAGACGGATCACGGGCGGTCCAGCTCGGCGAAGGCGGCCTCGGCGGCCCGCCGCCGCTCCTGGTCGCCGGCCCGCACCCGGCGCGCGACCGCCGCGATGGCCCGGCCGGGGGCCACCAGGTCCGTACGGCTCGCCGCCCCCACCTGCTCCACCCACTCCGCCGGCACCGCTGCGAGCCCGCCGAGCGCGCCCGCGATGGCGCCGCCCATGGAGGCGATGGAGTCGGCGTCGCGCCCGTAGTTGACGCCGCCCAGCACGGTGTCGCGGTAGTCGCCCTTGGCGATCACCAGCATGCCGAGCGCCAGCGGCAGCTCCTCGATGCTGTGCACGCGGCTCGGCCGCCGCGCGCCGAGGCCCTGGTCGCGGTAGGTGTCGGCGACCGTGTCGTAGGGGCGTACGGCGGCCCGCAGCGTCTCGAACGAGCCCTCCCAGTGCCCGAGCCCGGCGGCGGCCTCGCAGACCGCCTCGATGGCGGCCCTGGTGCCGTCCTTGGCCAGGCGCAGGCAGGCGGACACGACGGAGTCGGCGGTGGCGCCCGGCCGCATGGCCTCGGCCACGGCGGCGGCCATGACGCCCGCGGCCTCCCGGCCGTAGCTGGACTGGTGGGCGCCGGTCAGGTCGATCGCCTCGGCGTAGGCGGCGTCGGGGTCGGCGGCGTTGACGATGCCGACGGGGGCGACGTACATGGCGGCGCCGCAGTTGACGATGTTGCCGACGCCGGCCTCGCGCGGGTCGGCGTGGCCGTAGTGCAGCCGGGCCACGATCCACTTCTCGGCCAGGAAGATCCGCTGCAGCGGCAGCGCCTCGGCCTCCAGCTCGGGGATCCAGCGCCGCTCGCTCATCAGCTCGGGCACCAGGTGCTCAGCCATCGCGTACGCGTCGAGGTGCCGGCCGGCCTTCTCGTAGACGCGGATGAGCGCGTGCGTCATGAGGGTGTCGTCGGTGATGTGGCCGTCGCCCTTGTGGTACGGCGCGATCGGGCGGGCGTTGCGCCAGTCCTCGTTGTACGGCGGCACGATCCCCTCGACGCGCCCGCCGTAGCGCTCGACGATCTGCTCGGGGGTCCAGCCCTCGGTGGCGCCGCCCAGCGCGTCGCCGACCGCCGCCCCCGCCACGCAGCCGGTCGCCCTGTCCTCAAGCGGCGTCATGCGAGTCCTTTCGTCAGTTCGATCAGATCCTGGCCGGCCAGTTCCGGCAGGCAACAGCCTGCCAGCGTCCGGGCCGAGGCGGTCCACCCCTCCGGGATCGCCTCCAAGCCGCCGGAGGCCCCCGTGAGCGCGCCGGTCAGCGCCGGCGCCGAGTCGGCCAGCGCGGCCAGGCACGCCGCCGCGGGCACGGCCCTGGTCAGGTCGCCTCCGGAGGCCGCGGCCAGCGCCAGCGCCGCGGGCACCGTCTGGGCGGCGCCCACGCCGTAGCTGTAGACGTGGTCGAGCAGCGCCGCGTCGAGGGCGGGCACGGCGGCGAACGCGTCGCCGGCCCGTTCGGCGGCGCTCAGCGCGAGGCGGGCGTTGTGCCCGATCGCGGTGCCGGCGGGCAGCAGGTCCAGCGCCGCCTCCACCGCCCGCGTCACGTCGCCGGTGGCCACGGCCGTGGTCACGGCGGCGGCCATGGCCCGCGCGCCGAGCACGCCGTCGCCGGCGTTGGTGACCTGGGCGTCGTCCGACGGGTCCCTCCCCAGGACCCCGAACGCGACGGCGCGGACCGCGGCGGCGTCGTCGAAGTGGTGCGGGTTGTCGTGCCCTGACGCGGGCGGCTCGACGCCCCTGTCCAGGTTGTCGAGCGCGGTCCGCACCGAGACGCGCGCCCGCAGGTCCTGGCCGATCAGCTCGCGGAAGGCCGCCGCGCGCGGCCGGTCGGCGGTCAGCAGCGTCCAGGCGAGCCATTCGGCGTCGTCGGATGGGCCGGCGGCCAGCGGCGCGGTCGGCTGGTTGAGCGCGAACGGCACCGGCAGCGTCGTGACCCGGTGCTCCTCGGCGAAGGCGTCCAGCTCCCGATGGAGCCGCCTGCTCCAGGGCGCGTGCAGGGCCGCGCGGTGCCGGCTCGCGGGCCAGCCCGCGGCGTCACCGACGGCGAGCCCGGCGACGGCTCCTCTGATCCTGTCCCCCGGCATCCGCGTCACCGTCCTCTCACGGGCTCGCCGGTCACCATGCCGGCGAGTTCGTCGGCGGTCGTGAGCACGTGCCGTCCCGCCACGACGGGAAGGCACTTGCCGGTCACCGGCCCGATCCTGGCCGCCCAGCGGGCGGGCACGCCGCGCTCGCCCTGCCGCGCGCCGCTGACGGCCCCGGCGATGGCCCCGATGGTGTCGGCGTCCCGCCCGAGGCTCACCCCGAACGTCACCGCCGGCTCCACCTCGCCGCCGCCGGCCAGGAAGGCGGCCAGCGCGAGCGCGACGGCCTCCGGGGCGAGGTCGGTCCACGGGTAGTGCCGGACGACGACGGCCTCGTGCAGCGCCTCGACGAGCTCGTCCGGCGCCGCCTCGCCGAGGACGGCGCGGGCGCGGCGGATGTTCCTGGAGGTCCAGGAGTCGGCGGGGATCACCGCCAGGGCGGCGTCCACGACGTCCTCGGGCCCGGCGCCGGACATCGCGGCGGCCACGGCCCCCGCGACCGCGCGACCGCCGAGTATGCCCTCGCCCGACCCGCTCACCAGGCCGTCCTGCTCCACGAGCCTGGCCGCCTCCGCCGGGTCTCCCGGGCAGAAGATCCCGTACGGGGCGGCGCGCATGGCCAGCCCGTCGGACCAGCCGTGGGAGTGGACCAGCCCGGTGAGCGGCGGCTCCAGCCCGCGTCGAAGCGCTTCGACGGTGCCCAGCTCCGAGAACCCGGCGCCGCGCATCGGCCCGTCCACCCTCGGGATGACCTCGTCCCGGTACGCCCGCGCGACCAGCTCAGGGGTCAGCCCGTGGCCGTGCCGCCCGAGCAGCGAGGCGGCGAAGATGGCGTACTCGGTGTCGTCCGTGCCGCCGCCCTCGATCTCGGTGAGCCGCCCCCACCGCCGCCGGATCTCGGCCGGCGACAGGTTCTCGGCGGGGGCCCCGAGGGCGTCGCCGGCCGCGAGGCCGAGCAGACACCCCCGGGCCCGTTCCCGGTAGGAGGTCACCGCTGGTACCGCTCCAGCACCTTGTTGCCTTCCTCCACGAGCCGCTTGGCCGCGTCGTCGAGGCTGATCTTGCCGGCGAAGTACTCCTGCAGCACCGGCGTGGCGACCTTGGTCTTCCACTCGTCGAACCCGTTCACCTTGAGGAAGGGCGCGACGACGAGGTTCTTGGCGGAGGCGGTGGCGACGTCCCAGCCGTTCTCCTCGGTGGTGATCGCCGGGTCGGAGGCGGCCGCCTGGGACGTCGGCAGCAGCCAGTCGCCCTTGGCGAGCCTGGCCTGGTTGGGGCCGTTGAGGAAGTGGGCGATGAACTTCATCGCCTCCTCGGGGTGCTTGCTGTCCTGGGCGACGGACAGCGTCTGCGAGACCGCGCCCTGCTGGGCGGTGGTGCCCTTCGGGCCGGGCAGGGTGACCCACTCGAAGCCGTCGGGCGCCTGCTCGGCGACCTGCTGGCGCAGGTACACGCCGGCCGGCAGCAGCGCGAACTTGCCCTTGTAGAAGGCGGGCAGCGGGTCGGCGGTGCCCTGGCCGAGCGCGTCGGGGTCGGCGGACTTGTCGGTGTGGAGCTGGTCGTGGATGCGCTGGAGCACCTCGCGCTCCTCGGGGCCGACCTTGACGGTGGTCTTGCCGCCGGCGGTCTGGAAGAACGTGCCGCCGAAGTTCAGCGCCAGGTTGAGCGTCTTGTTGACCGGCGACTTCATGGCCCAGGCGACGCCGTACGTGCCGTCCTTGGTCATCTTCTTGGCGGCCTCGGAGAACTCGTCCCACGTCCACGGCTCGGCGGCGGTGGGGACGCGCACCTTGGCCGCGTCGAGCAGCTTCTTGTTGGCGATGATGACCTGCGACTCCTGGAGGAACGGCACGCCGTAGACGCCCTGGCCGCCCTTGCCGTCGTCGAAGGTGACGGTGTCCCAGGCGGCCTGCGGGATGTCGCCCTTCAGCTCGGCGGGCAGCTTGTCCTTGAGGTCCATCAGGTAGCCGTCGGCGGCGAACCCGGACAGCGCGGGCGAGTCGTTGTGGATGACGTCGGGCGCGGTGCCGCCGGCGAACTGGGTGACGAGCTGGTCGTTGACGTTGTCCCAGCTCCCCTGGACGTAGGTGACCTGGATGTTCGGGTTGGCCTTGTTCCACTCGTCCACGATCTGCTTGTTCGCGGCGACGGATTCCTTCTGCCAGGCGAGGCTCAGGAAATTGATCTTGACCGGCTCGCCGGAGGAGGACGACGACGAGGAGCCGCCGTCGCCGCCTCCGCTGCCGCACGCGCCGGCGAGCGCCACGATGGCGGCCGCCGCCAGAGCGGACCTGATACGCATGTGAGCCTCCTAGCCCTTCACGGCGCCGGCCATCAGGCCGGACTTCAGTCGCCGCTGGATGATTGCGAAGAAGATCAAGCTCGGGATCGTCGCCATGAGCGACGCCGCGGCCAGCGGGCCGAGCCTGGCCACCCCCTCAGGACCGGTGAAGCGCACCAGGGTGAGGGGAAGCGTCATGACGTCGGGGTTCTGCAGGATGACGAGGGCGAACATGAACTCGTTCCACGACGAGATGAACGCGAACAGCAGCGTGGCCACCACGCCCGGCGCGAGCAGCGGCGCGACGACCGAGACGATCGAGCGCAGCCGGGTCGCGCCGTCCACGGCGGCGGCCTCCTCCAGCTCCGGCGGCACCGCCCGGACGTAGCCCTGCAGCATCCACAGCGCGAACGGCAGCGTGAACGTCACGTGCACGACCACCAGGCCGGGCAGCGTGTTCACCAGCTCCAGGTCCCGCAGGATCATGAAGAGCGGGATGATGATCAGGATGAACGGGAACACCTGGCTGACCAGCACCCACCCGATCGCGATCTTGTTGACCAGGCCGCGGTAGCGGGCCATCGCGTAGGCGGCGGGCAGCGAGATCACCACCGTGACGACGCTGGAGGCCAGCGCCACGCCGAGGCTGCGCGCCGCCGCGCCCACGAGGTCCTGCTCGCCGAAGGCGTCGGTGAAGTTGGCCAGCGTCGGCTCGCGCGGGATCCACGTGGGATCGGCCAGCGCCATCTCCTGCGGCGTCTTCAGCGCCGTCGACAGCAGCCAGAGCAGCGGGAAGGCCAGGAAGACGACGTACGCGGCGAGGGCGGCGTACTGCGGCAGGCGTCTCATCGGGTCTCCCTCAACTCGCGCCACAGGTACAGTCCGAGCACCGCGAGCACGACGATCGCCATCGCGAGGCCGAGCATCGAGGCGTACCCGGCGAAGCGGTAGCGGAAGGCCTCCTCGTAGGCGAACAGCATGGGCAGCCGCGTCTGGCCGCCCGGCCCGCCCTGCGTGAGCACGTAGACCAGGCCGAACTGGTTGATGTTCCACACGAAGTCGAGCGAGGTGATCGCCACGATCACCGGGCGGAGCTGCGGCAGCGTGATGTTCCAGAAACGCCGCCAGCGGCTCGCGCCGTCCACCTCGCCGGCCTCGTACAGCTCGCGCGGGATGCCCTGGAGGCCGGCCAGCAGCACGACCGTGGTCTGCGGCATGCCGGTCCAGACGCCGACCACGATGATCGCCGGCAGCGCGAGCGAGAAGTCGGCCAGCCAGTTGACGTCCGTGCCGAGCAGGGCGTTGAGTATGCCGGCGTCCGGGTGGTAGACGAGCTTCCACATCAGGCCGATGACGACCGGGGGCATCGCCCACGGCACCACGGCCAGCACCCGGGCCACGCCCCGGAAG is part of the Nonomuraea coxensis DSM 45129 genome and encodes:
- the rbsK gene encoding ribokinase, encoding MIAVFGSANMDLVAYVDRAPARGETVTGHRFRTVPGGKGANQAVAAARAGAEVAFLGAVGDDGFGTELRAALAAAGVDVRGLREVPGPSGIAHIVVDDDGGNSIIVVPGANGTVTGPSEADLAAIAGSRALLLQLELPMPAVVAAAEAGRAAGVPVILTPAPAQPLPGALLDAVTMIVPNEHEAAAITGATGPDAALDALLERVEEAVITLGAAGALYGSRSGERLRVPAAEVKAVDTTAAGDTFVGALAVARAEGRPMAGALRFATAAAALSVLREGASTSMPHRREIEDFLA
- a CDS encoding ADP-ribosylglycohydrolase family protein: MIRLTWVQPEDLVGHELRQAAEDGRDPARVRAVAERWHAAGGHDAPPRAGASEAGAARLRGLAEELLDELEALPSPLEEPSELADIAAACPAWPAARPGGTADPRRVLAAWQGRAAGCVLGKPVEKIPRAGIREIAEATGNWPIRGWFTARGLPDDVARRWPWNRRSAVNSLAENVDGVPEDDDLNYPLLALTVLERHGRGFTTEDVARLWLDELPAGRTFTAERVAYRNLLDGVEPPETATRRNPFREWIGAFIRTDVYGWVNPGDPATAAAYAWRDARLTHTANGIYGAMFAAAMCAASLTAGTPEEVVEAGLSVVPPGSRLHRAVREAVADAAREPDFERVVDRLHERHGALHWVHTIHNAALVAATLVHGRGDFTATIAGAVAGGWDTDSAGATAGSVCGALAGEVPERWRLRDSLASSLTGFDGVSLGELARRTQEMMRT
- a CDS encoding ADP-ribosylglycohydrolase family protein gives rise to the protein MTPLEDRATGCVAGAAVGDALGGATEGWTPEQIVERYGGRVEGIVPPYNEDWRNARPIAPYHKGDGHITDDTLMTHALIRVYEKAGRHLDAYAMAEHLVPELMSERRWIPELEAEALPLQRIFLAEKWIVARLHYGHADPREAGVGNIVNCGAAMYVAPVGIVNAADPDAAYAEAIDLTGAHQSSYGREAAGVMAAAVAEAMRPGATADSVVSACLRLAKDGTRAAIEAVCEAAAGLGHWEGSFETLRAAVRPYDTVADTYRDQGLGARRPSRVHSIEELPLALGMLVIAKGDYRDTVLGGVNYGRDADSIASMGGAIAGALGGLAAVPAEWVEQVGAASRTDLVAPGRAIAAVARRVRAGDQERRRAAEAAFAELDRP
- a CDS encoding ADP-ribosylglycohydrolase family protein yields the protein MPGDRIRGAVAGLAVGDAAGWPASRHRAALHAPWSRRLHRELDAFAEEHRVTTLPVPFALNQPTAPLAAGPSDDAEWLAWTLLTADRPRAAAFRELIGQDLRARVSVRTALDNLDRGVEPPASGHDNPHHFDDAAAVRAVAFGVLGRDPSDDAQVTNAGDGVLGARAMAAAVTTAVATGDVTRAVEAALDLLPAGTAIGHNARLALSAAERAGDAFAAVPALDAALLDHVYSYGVGAAQTVPAALALAAASGGDLTRAVPAAACLAALADSAPALTGALTGASGGLEAIPEGWTASARTLAGCCLPELAGQDLIELTKGLA
- a CDS encoding ADP-ribosylglycohydrolase family protein, which gives rise to MTSYRERARGCLLGLAAGDALGAPAENLSPAEIRRRWGRLTEIEGGGTDDTEYAIFAASLLGRHGHGLTPELVARAYRDEVIPRVDGPMRGAGFSELGTVEALRRGLEPPLTGLVHSHGWSDGLAMRAAPYGIFCPGDPAEAARLVEQDGLVSGSGEGILGGRAVAGAVAAAMSGAGPEDVVDAALAVIPADSWTSRNIRRARAVLGEAAPDELVEALHEAVVVRHYPWTDLAPEAVALALAAFLAGGGEVEPAVTFGVSLGRDADTIGAIAGAVSGARQGERGVPARWAARIGPVTGKCLPVVAGRHVLTTADELAGMVTGEPVRGR
- a CDS encoding ABC transporter substrate-binding protein; this translates as MRIRSALAAAAIVALAGACGSGGGDGGSSSSSSSGEPVKINFLSLAWQKESVAANKQIVDEWNKANPNIQVTYVQGSWDNVNDQLVTQFAGGTAPDVIHNDSPALSGFAADGYLMDLKDKLPAELKGDIPQAAWDTVTFDDGKGGQGVYGVPFLQESQVIIANKKLLDAAKVRVPTAAEPWTWDEFSEAAKKMTKDGTYGVAWAMKSPVNKTLNLALNFGGTFFQTAGGKTTVKVGPEEREVLQRIHDQLHTDKSADPDALGQGTADPLPAFYKGKFALLPAGVYLRQQVAEQAPDGFEWVTLPGPKGTTAQQGAVSQTLSVAQDSKHPEEAMKFIAHFLNGPNQARLAKGDWLLPTSQAAASDPAITTEENGWDVATASAKNLVVAPFLKVNGFDEWKTKVATPVLQEYFAGKISLDDAAKRLVEEGNKVLERYQR
- a CDS encoding carbohydrate ABC transporter permease yields the protein MRRLPQYAALAAYVVFLAFPLLWLLSTALKTPQEMALADPTWIPREPTLANFTDAFGEQDLVGAAARSLGVALASSVVTVVISLPAAYAMARYRGLVNKIAIGWVLVSQVFPFILIIIPLFMILRDLELVNTLPGLVVVHVTFTLPFALWMLQGYVRAVPPELEEAAAVDGATRLRSIVSVVAPLLAPGVVATLLFAFISSWNEFMFALVILQNPDVMTLPLTLVRFTGPEGVARLGPLAAASLMATIPSLIFFAIIQRRLKSGLMAGAVKG
- a CDS encoding carbohydrate ABC transporter permease encodes the protein MTATATRPAPPRRPHARPRRVSRQTREMWLLMLPALVPVLLFSVGPLLYGIALAFTDARNTRNHETSFVGLENLTELLTAEDFWSSFRIGAIWAVSVTALQFLAALGLALLLNENLRFRGVARVLAVVPWAMPPVVIGLMWKLVYHPDAGILNALLGTDVNWLADFSLALPAIIVVGVWTGMPQTTVVLLAGLQGIPRELYEAGEVDGASRWRRFWNITLPQLRPVIVAITSLDFVWNINQFGLVYVLTQGGPGGQTRLPMLFAYEEAFRYRFAGYASMLGLAMAIVVLAVLGLYLWRELRETR